From Agromyces sp. SYSU T00194, a single genomic window includes:
- a CDS encoding LacI family DNA-binding transcriptional regulator gives MAGIEEVAKLAGVSTATVSRALSGRGPVSAATKERVEAAAAELGYVVSSNASSLASGRMRNIGVVIPFLNRWFFSSVLEGAQHALLRNGYDLTLYNLSGEGAERASVFEHFLLRQRVDAVIAVSLELTEAEVARLQSLDKPLVGVGGPIPGVRTLTVDDVAISRLATEHLLGLGHTRIAHIGGTHEFDLDFHLPTNRRLGYEAAIVDAGYAVDPSLFAPADFSIQGGYHAAKQLLGVPRDRPTAIFAASDEMAMGSILAARDLGLHVPGDVSIAGIDDHDLAEFFGLTTVAQFPRQQGERAVDILLEQLQPTDAPPARSDTLLPYELIVRSSTARPTS, from the coding sequence ATGGCCGGGATCGAGGAGGTCGCGAAGCTCGCGGGCGTCTCGACCGCGACCGTGTCGCGCGCCCTCAGCGGGCGCGGACCCGTGTCGGCCGCCACCAAGGAGCGCGTCGAGGCGGCCGCAGCGGAGCTCGGCTACGTCGTGTCGTCGAACGCGTCCAGCCTGGCATCCGGCCGCATGCGCAACATCGGCGTGGTGATCCCGTTCCTCAACCGGTGGTTCTTCTCGTCGGTGCTCGAGGGCGCGCAGCACGCGCTGCTGCGCAACGGCTACGACCTCACGCTCTACAACCTGTCGGGCGAGGGCGCCGAGCGTGCGAGCGTGTTCGAGCACTTCCTGCTGCGCCAGCGCGTCGACGCCGTCATCGCCGTCTCCCTCGAGCTCACCGAGGCGGAGGTGGCCCGGCTGCAGTCGCTCGACAAGCCGCTGGTCGGCGTCGGCGGCCCCATCCCGGGCGTGCGCACGCTCACCGTCGACGACGTGGCGATCTCGCGCCTGGCCACCGAGCACCTGCTCGGCCTCGGCCACACCCGCATCGCGCACATCGGCGGCACGCACGAGTTCGACCTCGACTTCCACCTGCCGACCAACCGCCGCCTCGGGTACGAGGCCGCGATCGTCGACGCGGGCTACGCCGTCGACCCGTCGCTGTTCGCCCCGGCCGACTTCAGCATCCAGGGCGGGTACCACGCGGCGAAGCAGCTGCTCGGGGTGCCGCGCGACCGGCCGACCGCGATCTTCGCGGCGTCCGACGAGATGGCGATGGGCTCCATCCTCGCCGCGCGCGACCTCGGGCTGCACGTGCCGGGCGACGTGTCGATCGCGGGCATCGACGACCACGACCTCGCGGAGTTCTTCGGGCTCACCACGGTCGCGCAGTTCCCGCGCCAGCAGGGCGAGCGGGCGGTCGACATCCTGCTCGAGCAGCTGCAGCCGACGGATGCCCCGCCGGCGCGCTCCGACACCCTGCTGCCGTACGAGCTCATCGTGCGCTCGAGCACCGCGCGGCCGACCTCCTGA
- a CDS encoding PH domain-containing protein — MEPFELDPKVERHLISDEGEIVIDEVRKHWAAFLGPSIEVVASLLILILLIWTPRPIDWLISLISAGLLIHGIWRAAAVHMDRFVISNMRVFRVHGIFTRNIATMPIQRILDISVHKPFIGRIMGYGHFIFESAAQDQGLREIRFVGHPDERGLTIQRVIARSGLRGRPTQWNT, encoded by the coding sequence ATGGAGCCGTTCGAGCTCGACCCGAAGGTCGAACGCCACCTGATCTCCGACGAGGGCGAGATCGTCATCGACGAGGTGCGCAAGCACTGGGCGGCGTTCCTCGGGCCCTCGATCGAGGTCGTCGCGAGCCTGCTCATCCTGATCCTGCTGATCTGGACGCCGCGTCCGATCGACTGGCTGATCTCGCTCATCAGCGCCGGCCTGCTCATCCACGGCATCTGGCGCGCGGCGGCCGTGCACATGGACCGGTTCGTCATCAGCAACATGCGCGTGTTCCGCGTGCACGGCATCTTCACGCGCAACATCGCGACCATGCCGATCCAGCGAATCCTCGACATCTCGGTGCACAAGCCGTTCATCGGCCGCATCATGGGCTACGGCCACTTCATCTTCGAGTCGGCGGCGCAGGACCAGGGCCTGCGCGAGATCCGCTTCGTCGGCCACCCCGACGAGCGCGGGCTGACGATCCAGCGCGTCATCGCGCGGTCGGGCCTGCGCGGTCGGCCCACGCAGTGGAACACCTGA
- a CDS encoding inositol monophosphatase family protein, giving the protein MASHIELLEIAATVARRAGAFAVDRRSHGVSVAETKSSPIDIVTQVDRDTETFIRSALAEYRPADGFFGEEGDADAGSSGLTWVVDPIDGTVNFLYDIPAWAVSVAVVEGDVDPATWNVLAGAVMNPVTGEVYTAAAGEGAWLGDRPLRVNDGVRLDRALVATGFSYLRERKERQGRVVAGLVPRIRDLRRIGSAALDLSTVGSGRLDAFYEAGLNPWDHAAGGLVAREAGARMGGLGGAPAGADMLIAAPPSLFDDLARAIDELWEA; this is encoded by the coding sequence ATGGCCTCACACATCGAACTGCTCGAGATCGCCGCGACCGTGGCGCGGCGCGCGGGCGCATTCGCCGTCGACCGCCGCAGCCACGGGGTGAGCGTCGCAGAGACCAAGTCGTCGCCCATCGACATCGTCACGCAGGTCGACCGCGACACCGAGACGTTCATCCGCAGCGCGCTCGCCGAGTACCGTCCGGCCGACGGGTTCTTCGGCGAGGAGGGCGACGCGGACGCCGGGAGCTCCGGCCTCACGTGGGTCGTGGACCCGATCGACGGCACGGTGAACTTCCTCTACGACATCCCGGCGTGGGCGGTGAGCGTCGCCGTGGTCGAGGGCGACGTCGACCCCGCGACCTGGAACGTGCTCGCCGGTGCCGTCATGAACCCGGTGACGGGGGAGGTCTACACCGCCGCCGCGGGGGAGGGCGCCTGGCTGGGCGACCGGCCCCTGCGCGTGAACGACGGCGTGCGGCTCGATCGCGCCCTGGTCGCGACGGGATTCTCGTACCTGCGCGAGCGGAAGGAGCGCCAGGGGCGCGTCGTCGCCGGGTTGGTGCCGCGCATCCGCGACCTGCGGCGCATCGGCTCGGCGGCGCTGGACCTGTCGACCGTGGGCTCGGGCCGGCTGGACGCGTTCTACGAGGCGGGCCTCAACCCGTGGGACCACGCAGCGGGCGGGCTCGTCGCCCGCGAGGCGGGCGCTCGGATGGGCGGGCTCGGCGGTGCGCCGGCCGGCGCCGACATGCTGATCGCGGCGCCGCCGTCGTTGTTCGACGACCTCGCGCGAGCGATCGACGAGCTCTGGGAGGCCTGA
- a CDS encoding peptidoglycan DD-metalloendopeptidase family protein produces MPESPLVPDGPETGTTHAAQRERPLTRREIREQQRLEREAAEAAAYGYGTPALDPSRPAAGDEAPVIRATGRGWSLGDPEPVAPAPTQPSPASQAPAPAPEPRPSWSAPAQDAPVPEQRSTWSAPEQGTQAPEQRPTWAAPAQDAPAPEQRPTWADSAPDASAVEQPLRRRRDARPPAADAEPVVGPVSPAPLAFDPSASFDPSPSFDPSAAAWPGAPAAADPAPATGGRRARRAAEEAAPAPQEEPFAASPRRERRAAEPRWSEAPAVEAPAVEAPGAAWSLGATEPRSTEPRSTEPRSTEPRAAEPRAAELPATEPSAAAPHPTDAFPQTSAPAAFDPAATAPGAAAGAAAAAGASLFGDLVFDAAPVPERPSRTGGLGGLWSRLRGRGAGAEDTRGSRPARRGAAASGTNEFGADDFGADDFETDLFGSDASGTVSFDAAPDADDLTAQWFGADGFEADGFGADEDASAHDVAASDTPRFDAPAHDAPRFGEPAGASALDALPAAATRTDVTRTDVTGTDVTATDIAGTDIADPFGLDVFDADDAPDEHAFARNATDDAHDGATEDATDDAVDALGAVFAFESLDAPGPADRRYGASDSGSGDAPVASVLGFDFGPDASAVAVPSATARSTRGAGRSSTASAARAGAARSTRGPAAGTRPAAKAPRDVRRAARRRAATARGLSVVAMGFVAMITVATSLPADSLLSAEEVAAAQVAIQHEAALEPQVVEMTGEGDATDFTVDTENYQVATIAEYAAASGIRVENTFTNNPFGTIQWPFPVGVHIGSFYGYRTCAGCTANHHGIDFNPGYGAEIQAIADGTVSVAQNGGGSLGVVMMIDHVIDGQVVTSVYAHMKYDSMRFQVGDTVKVGDIVGNVGSTGLSTGPHLHFEIRIGGVEGYWVDPLQWLYDNTD; encoded by the coding sequence GTGCCCGAGTCCCCCCTCGTGCCGGACGGTCCTGAGACCGGCACCACCCACGCTGCGCAGCGCGAGCGACCGCTGACGCGTCGGGAGATCCGGGAGCAGCAGCGTCTCGAGCGCGAGGCGGCCGAGGCAGCGGCGTACGGGTACGGCACGCCCGCGCTCGATCCGTCGCGACCCGCGGCGGGCGACGAGGCGCCGGTCATCCGGGCCACCGGACGTGGCTGGAGCCTCGGCGACCCCGAGCCCGTTGCGCCGGCCCCGACGCAGCCCTCCCCGGCATCGCAGGCGCCGGCACCCGCGCCGGAACCGCGCCCCTCGTGGAGTGCACCCGCGCAGGATGCGCCTGTGCCTGAGCAGCGCTCCACGTGGAGTGCGCCCGAGCAGGGTACGCAGGCCCCCGAGCAGCGCCCCACGTGGGCGGCGCCCGCACAGGATGCGCCTGCGCCTGAGCAGCGCCCCACGTGGGCCGACTCCGCGCCGGACGCGTCCGCAGTCGAGCAGCCGCTGCGGCGTCGTCGCGACGCCCGGCCGCCGGCCGCCGATGCGGAGCCCGTCGTCGGGCCCGTGTCGCCGGCCCCGCTCGCGTTCGACCCGTCGGCCTCGTTCGACCCGTCCCCCTCGTTCGACCCGTCGGCCGCCGCATGGCCGGGGGCGCCAGCAGCCGCCGACCCGGCTCCCGCGACGGGCGGTCGTCGTGCGCGCCGCGCGGCGGAGGAGGCAGCTCCGGCGCCACAGGAGGAGCCGTTCGCCGCGTCGCCTCGTCGAGAGCGGCGGGCCGCAGAGCCGCGATGGTCCGAGGCGCCGGCCGTCGAGGCGCCGGCCGTCGAGGCGCCGGGCGCCGCGTGGAGCCTGGGCGCCACCGAACCGCGGTCCACCGAACCGCGGTCCACCGAGCCGCGGTCCACCGAGCCGCGGGCCGCCGAACCGCGGGCCGCCGAACTGCCCGCTACCGAACCATCGGCCGCCGCCCCGCATCCGACCGATGCGTTCCCGCAGACATCGGCGCCCGCCGCATTCGACCCCGCCGCCACGGCCCCCGGTGCTGCCGCGGGTGCCGCTGCCGCCGCCGGCGCGTCCCTCTTCGGTGACCTGGTCTTCGACGCCGCGCCGGTTCCCGAGCGCCCGTCGCGCACGGGCGGCCTGGGTGGACTCTGGTCGCGGCTCCGCGGCCGCGGGGCAGGCGCCGAGGACACGCGTGGATCGCGACCGGCCCGCCGCGGCGCCGCGGCCTCCGGCACGAACGAGTTCGGCGCTGACGACTTCGGCGCTGACGATTTCGAGACCGACCTGTTCGGCAGCGACGCGTCCGGCACCGTGTCGTTCGACGCCGCCCCCGATGCGGACGATCTCACCGCCCAGTGGTTCGGAGCCGATGGGTTCGAAGCCGATGGGTTCGGGGCCGATGAGGATGCGTCGGCACACGACGTGGCCGCCTCCGACACCCCGCGCTTCGACGCGCCCGCGCATGACGCACCGCGCTTCGGCGAGCCCGCCGGTGCGTCGGCGCTGGATGCGCTCCCGGCCGCCGCCACGCGCACCGACGTCACGCGCACCGACGTCACTGGCACCGACGTCACTGCCACCGACATCGCCGGCACCGACATCGCCGACCCGTTCGGCCTCGACGTCTTCGACGCCGACGATGCCCCCGACGAGCACGCCTTCGCGCGGAACGCCACCGACGACGCGCACGATGGCGCGACCGAAGATGCGACCGACGACGCGGTCGACGCGCTCGGAGCAGTCTTCGCGTTCGAGTCCCTCGACGCCCCGGGGCCCGCCGATCGCCGGTACGGCGCGTCGGACTCCGGCTCGGGCGACGCGCCCGTCGCATCCGTGCTCGGCTTCGACTTCGGGCCGGATGCGTCGGCCGTCGCCGTGCCCTCGGCCACCGCGCGCTCGACCCGTGGCGCGGGCCGGTCGTCGACCGCGTCGGCCGCCCGGGCAGGCGCGGCGCGCAGCACCCGCGGACCCGCGGCCGGCACGCGTCCCGCGGCGAAGGCGCCCCGCGACGTGCGTCGTGCCGCCCGTCGCCGCGCGGCGACGGCGAGGGGGCTCTCGGTCGTCGCGATGGGCTTCGTCGCGATGATCACGGTCGCCACCTCGCTACCCGCCGACTCGCTGCTCAGCGCCGAGGAGGTCGCTGCGGCGCAGGTCGCGATCCAGCACGAGGCCGCACTCGAGCCGCAGGTCGTGGAGATGACCGGCGAGGGCGACGCCACCGACTTCACGGTCGACACCGAGAACTACCAGGTCGCGACGATCGCCGAGTACGCGGCTGCCTCGGGCATCCGGGTCGAGAACACCTTCACGAACAACCCGTTCGGCACGATCCAGTGGCCGTTCCCGGTGGGCGTGCACATCGGCAGCTTCTACGGCTACCGCACCTGCGCGGGCTGCACGGCGAACCACCACGGCATCGACTTCAATCCCGGCTACGGCGCCGAGATCCAGGCGATCGCCGACGGCACCGTGAGCGTCGCCCAGAACGGCGGCGGCTCGCTCGGCGTCGTCATGATGATCGACCACGTCATCGACGGGCAGGTCGTCACGAGCGTCTACGCGCACATGAAGTACGACTCGATGCGCTTCCAGGTCGGCGACACGGTCAAGGTGGGCGACATCGTCGGCAACGTCGGCTCGACCGGCCTGTCGACCGGTCCGCACCTGCATTTCGAGATCCGCATCGGCGGCGTCGAGGGCTACTGGGTCGATCCGCTGCAGTGGCTCTACGACAACACCGACTGA
- a CDS encoding glycoside hydrolase family 13 protein — translation MIQLTDAARSARADHEASDPTPEWWRTAVIYQIYPRSFADANGDGIGDLRGITSRLPELADLGIDAIWLSPFFTSPQKDAGYDVADYCDVDPIFGTLADFDAMRAEAHRLGIRLIVDLVPNHSSDQHEWFRAALAAPAGSPERARYMFRDGRGANGAEPPNNWQSVFGGPAWTRVTEPDGTPGQWYLHLFDASQPDFDWTNPEVREEFRRILRFWLDRGVDGFRVDVAHGLIKADGLPDYTPPAEGGSMGGGDAVAAATGAGEHDSDDVVADHHAGSAPYWGQEGVHEVYRDWRLLLDEYPGERILAAEAWVDPLTRIANWVRPDEMHQAFNFAYLETGWDAADLRTVIDASLAAFGGVGAPSTWVLSNHDVVRHASRHALGADNPQGHGIGPKSPGLPDRELGLRRARAATAVMLALPGSAYVYQGEELGLPEVIHLPDEARQDPTWFRTEGERYGRDGCRVPIPWESQAPSYGFGPTDASWLPQPDLWADYARDRQAGVAGSTLELYRSALSLRRSHGLGAGGVGWLEASAPTVLAFRNGDVTVVANTGDEPVALPAGAVLLASGELGGGILPGDTTVWLRAE, via the coding sequence ATGATCCAGCTCACCGATGCCGCACGTTCGGCGCGCGCCGACCACGAGGCATCCGACCCGACCCCCGAGTGGTGGCGCACCGCGGTGATCTACCAGATCTACCCGCGCTCCTTCGCCGACGCGAACGGCGACGGCATCGGCGACCTGCGCGGCATCACGTCGCGCCTGCCCGAGCTCGCCGACCTCGGCATCGACGCGATCTGGCTGTCGCCGTTCTTCACGTCGCCCCAGAAGGACGCCGGCTACGACGTCGCCGACTACTGCGACGTCGACCCGATCTTCGGCACTCTCGCCGACTTCGACGCGATGCGGGCCGAGGCGCACCGCCTCGGCATCCGGCTCATCGTCGACCTCGTGCCCAACCACTCGTCCGACCAGCACGAGTGGTTCCGGGCCGCGCTCGCCGCCCCCGCCGGCAGCCCCGAGCGGGCGCGGTACATGTTCCGCGACGGCCGCGGGGCGAACGGTGCCGAGCCGCCGAACAACTGGCAGTCGGTCTTCGGCGGCCCCGCGTGGACCCGGGTCACCGAGCCCGACGGCACGCCCGGCCAGTGGTACCTCCACCTCTTCGACGCCAGCCAGCCCGACTTCGACTGGACCAACCCCGAGGTGCGCGAGGAGTTCCGGCGCATCCTGCGGTTCTGGCTCGATCGTGGCGTCGACGGGTTCCGGGTCGATGTGGCGCACGGGCTGATCAAGGCCGACGGCCTGCCCGACTACACGCCGCCCGCGGAGGGCGGCAGCATGGGCGGCGGCGACGCCGTGGCAGCCGCGACCGGTGCCGGCGAGCACGACTCGGATGACGTCGTCGCCGACCACCACGCCGGCTCCGCCCCCTACTGGGGCCAGGAGGGGGTGCACGAGGTCTACCGCGACTGGCGCCTGCTGCTCGACGAGTACCCGGGCGAGCGCATCCTCGCCGCCGAGGCCTGGGTCGACCCGCTCACGCGCATCGCGAACTGGGTGCGCCCCGACGAGATGCACCAGGCCTTCAACTTCGCCTACCTCGAGACCGGCTGGGACGCGGCAGACCTGCGCACCGTCATCGACGCCTCGCTCGCCGCGTTCGGCGGGGTCGGCGCCCCGAGCACCTGGGTGCTCTCGAACCACGACGTCGTGCGCCATGCCTCCCGGCACGCACTCGGCGCCGACAACCCCCAGGGCCACGGCATCGGGCCGAAGTCGCCCGGCCTGCCCGACCGCGAACTCGGCCTGCGCCGCGCCCGCGCCGCGACGGCCGTCATGCTCGCGCTGCCCGGCTCGGCCTACGTCTACCAGGGCGAGGAGCTCGGCCTGCCCGAGGTCATCCACCTGCCCGACGAGGCCCGTCAGGACCCGACCTGGTTCCGCACCGAGGGCGAGCGGTACGGGCGCGACGGATGCCGCGTGCCGATCCCCTGGGAGTCTCAGGCGCCGTCCTACGGCTTCGGGCCGACGGATGCCTCGTGGCTGCCCCAGCCCGACCTGTGGGCCGACTACGCGCGCGACCGCCAGGCCGGCGTCGCCGGATCGACGCTCGAGCTCTACCGTTCGGCGCTGTCGCTGCGCCGGTCGCACGGACTCGGCGCCGGGGGCGTCGGGTGGCTCGAGGCATCCGCCCCCACCGTGCTGGCCTTCCGCAACGGCGACGTCACGGTCGTGGCGAACACGGGCGACGAGCCGGTCGCGCTCCCGGCGGGCGCCGTGCTGCTCGCGTCGGGCGAGCTCGGCGGTGGCATCCTGCCCGGCGACACGACGGTCTGGCTCCGGGCGGAGTAG